From a region of the Phaseolus vulgaris cultivar G19833 chromosome 6, P. vulgaris v2.0, whole genome shotgun sequence genome:
- the LOC137832958 gene encoding ARM REPEAT PROTEIN INTERACTING WITH ABF2-like has translation MDSSARQSLKRKLAEEVKDSLCKRVPPTFTSIILKTLFLLNSFDHVLLNKLITILVKLCKTTKHEIHDDFIDILVNNGAVQALVRILHLPEKVVEDYSDRLIQARLLQLKKGCAFILGTLAKKSVYQQLIIDAGAFLYLLRLLKSHKTIPKSPSVPGFLRRVVDAISKLAYKNNKVKMLIRKEDGIAPLIELLEFKVKKVQVAVTNALGTLAFDNIENCLQMVECNALPSLVLMLQSEDSVTQFTTVQLIKIMVDTSPHIGREVLKAGALTPVICLLSSSFSESQALAALLLGHFLGTDSDLKVHISQRGAIPPLVHMLQSQNTNLRKASAFVLVILAQDSHNQVSIAHSGGIEPMLNLFQSDNPTVQQYAARVLYSLADNEDIVANIIKVGGFEKLKDLHFTEEPISEFVAITLLRLERHMQGRTLKYLIHLMCSAEERVRNHVVIALAHLCSPPDHETVFIHNEGLELLLNILQSQCTIQKRKASMALSMLASRANFISSLIQTISPSPTSQMDLGEESINNPKLSDITFLVEGKIFYANKDRLVSSSVFQTMFEAEYFEKETKQAVIPNIKWDVFKLMMRFIYTGTVDVKLDDAKDLLRAADQYLLQDLKLICERVIAKSISPENVSLLLDLSEDFSANTLKNACILYMLEKFDRLHSKRWYYTMLHRIVPDIDTLFSTLLIMDQSNEDASVAYLY, from the exons ATGGATTCCAGTGCCAGACAAAGCTTGAAGCGCAAGTTAGCGGAAGAGGTGAAGGATTCTCTCTGCAAGCGAGTTCCCCCAACTTTCACTTCCATTATTCTTAAGACTCTCTTTCTCCTCAACTCTTTCGATCACGTTCTTCTCAACAAACTCATCACCATTCTTGTCAAACTCTGCAAAACAACGAAGCATG AAATCCATGAcgattttattgatattttggTGAATAACGGTGCTGTCCAGGCTCTGGTGAGGATACTTCACCTACCGGAAAAGGTTGTGGAAGATTACAGTGACAGACTTATCCAGGCTCGTCTCCTCCAACTGAAAAAAGGGTGCGCGTTCATCCTTGGAACTCTTGCCAAAAAG TCGGTTTATCAGCAACTTATCATAGATGCTGGAGCCTTCTTGTATCTTCTGCGCTTGTTAAAGAGCCACAAGACGATTCCCAAATCTCCATCAGTTCCTGGTTTTCTGAGGAGAGTGGTTGATGCAATATCCAAGCTTGCTTACAAAAATAACAAAGTTAAAATGCTTATAAG AAAGGAAGATGGCATCGCTCCTCTGATTGAATTGCTCGAATTCAAGGTGAAAAAGGTGCAGGTCGCGGTTACAAATGCCTTAGGAACATTGGCATTTGATAAT ATTGAAAATTGCTTGCAGATGGTTGAATGCAACGCATTACCCAGTCTTGTACTAATGCTTCAATCAGAGGATTCTGTAACACAATTCACGACG GTGCAACTGATTAAAATAATGGTAGACACTTCACCGCATATTGGAAGAGAAGTTCTAAAAGCTGGAGCTTTAACACCTGTCATCTGTTTACTTAG TTCCTCCTTTTCGGAGAGCCAAGCATTAGCAGCCCTTCTACTTGGTCACTTTCTCGGGACTGATTCTGATTTGAAG GTTCATATTTCCCAAAGAGGGGCTATTCCACCATTAGTTCACATGCTTCAGTCCCAAAATACTAACCTTCGGAAAGCATCAGCTTTTGTACTTGTGATATTAGCACAG GACTCACATAATCAAGTTAGTATTGCTCATAGTGGAGGTATAGAGCCTATGCTCAATCTTTTTCAATCGGACAATCCAACAGTTCAACAATATGCTGCTCGTGTTCTCTATTCTCTTGCTGATAATGAG GACATTGTTGCAAACATTATTAAAGTTGGCGGGTTTGAAAAGCTAAAGGATTTACATTTCACCGAGGAA CCTATCAGCGAGTTTGTAGCAATCACGTTGTTAAGATTAGAACGACACATGCAAGGGCGA ACATTGAAATACCTAATCCATCTTATGTGTTCTGCGGAAGAAAGGGTTAGAAATCATGTAGTTATTGCTCTTGCTCATTTATGTTCTCCTCCAGATCATGAAACTGTATTTATTCACAATGAAG GATTAGAGTTGCTGCTGAATATTCTTCAATCTCAATGCACAATACAGAAGCGCAAGGCTTCAATGGCGCTAAGCATGTTGGCTAGTAGAGCCAATTTCATTTCCTCTCTCATTCAGACTATTTCTCCATCACCAACTTCCCAG ATGGACTTGGGCGAGGAATCTATCAACAATCCAAAGCTTTCTGATATCACATTCCTGGTTGAAG gaaaaatattttatgctaATAAAGATCGTTTAGTTTCTTCAAGTGTATTTCAGACCATGTTTGAGGCAGAGTATTTT GAAAAGGAAACCAAACAAGCAGTGATTCCAAATATTAAATGGGATGTCTTTAAATTAATGATGAG ATTTATATACACTGGAACAGTAGATGTCAAATTGGATGACGCTAAAGACCTCCTAAGAGCTGCAGATCAAtatcttcttcaagaccttAAGCTTATTTGTGAACGTGTTATTGCTAAA AGTATTTCACCAGAAAATGTTTCGCTATTGTTGGATCTCTCAGAAGATTTCAGTGCTAATACATTGAAAAATGCATGCATACTGTATATGCTAGAGAAGTTTGATAGATTGCATTCAAAACGATG GTATTATACCATGCTTCATCGCATTGTACCAGACATAGATACTCTCTTCTCAACTTTACTTATTATGGATCAAAGCAATGAAGATGCTTCTGTTGCATACTTGTATTAA
- the LOC137830910 gene encoding OVARIAN TUMOR DOMAIN-containing deubiquitinating enzyme 11 has translation MSERLRNGSGSSSSSLNSIFLETEDDQAIASILAEDENLKADNRLGKRLSHLDSIPHTPRVNGEIPDVNDATVDHERLSERLLTYGLAELQMEGDGNCQFRALADQLFRKPEYHKHVRRQVIKQLKHHKKLYEGYVPMEYKSYLKKMKKSGEWGDHVTLQAAADRFDAKVCLVTSFRDTCYVEILPTDKNPTRELWISFWSEVHYNSLYTTGDVPPRVPKKKFWLF, from the exons ATGAGCGAGAGGCTGAGGAATGGAAGTGGGAGTTCGAGCTCAAGTTTGAACAGCATATTTCTGGAAACAGAGGATGACCAAGCAATCGCAAGCATATTGGCAGAGGACGAAAATCTGAAGGCAGACAACAGGCTTGGAAAGAGGCTTTCACATTTAGATTCCATTCCA CACACTCCCCGCGTTAATGGAGAAATTCCTGATGTAAACGACGCAACAGTAGACCACGAGAGGCTGTCTGAAAG GTTACTTACATATGGTTTGGCAGAACTACAGATGGAAGGTGATGGAAATTGCCAG TTTAGAGCATTAGCAGATCAACTGTTCCGCAAGCCCGAATATCACAAGCATGTTAGGAGGCAGGTTATAAAGCAG CTAAAGCATCACAAAAAATTGTATGAAGGTTATGTACCAATGGAGTACAAAAGCTacttgaagaagatgaaaaa ATCGGGTGAGTGGGGAGATCATGTTACACTACAAGCAGCTGCAGACCGT TTTGACGCCAAAGTTTGTTTAGTCACCTCTTTTAGAGACACTTGCTATGTTGAGATCCTTCCAACTGACAAAAATCCCACTAGAG AGCTATGGATAAGCTTTTGGAGTGAAGTGCACTATAACTCATTGTACACTACTGGAG ATGTTCCACCTAGAGTGCCAAAGAAAAAGTTTTGGCTCTTCTAG